A single Streptomyces sp. Edi2 DNA region contains:
- a CDS encoding helix-turn-helix transcriptional regulator: MTETKSGAVSAGDAERPALPATGWAVLGLLSFGEELSGYDLKKRSDRSLHFFYWSPSFSQIYGELKRLEKAGYASSRMVAQETGNRDKRVYVITDEGMAAVRHWVREAPVEPPVLKHGVMLRLWLGHLLEGDRMREVLARHREYAETMRRRAEADGEDGTDTRPEEAWAYPSLVLKWSERYYTAERDLADAMLADLEERDRRLP, translated from the coding sequence GTGACGGAGACGAAGTCGGGCGCCGTGAGCGCCGGCGATGCGGAGCGACCTGCACTGCCGGCCACCGGTTGGGCGGTGCTGGGCCTGCTCTCCTTCGGTGAGGAGCTGTCCGGCTACGACCTGAAGAAACGGTCGGACCGGTCGCTGCACTTCTTCTACTGGAGCCCGTCCTTCAGCCAGATCTACGGCGAGCTGAAGCGCCTGGAGAAGGCCGGTTACGCCAGCTCCCGGATGGTCGCCCAGGAGACCGGCAACCGCGACAAGCGGGTCTATGTGATCACCGACGAGGGGATGGCGGCGGTCCGCCACTGGGTGCGTGAGGCGCCGGTGGAACCTCCGGTCCTCAAGCACGGGGTGATGCTGCGGCTGTGGCTCGGTCATCTGCTGGAGGGCGACCGGATGCGTGAAGTGCTGGCCCGTCACCGGGAGTACGCGGAGACGATGCGCCGGCGCGCCGAGGCGGACGGGGAGGACGGGACGGATACCCGCCCCGAAGAGGCTTGGGCCTACCCCTCACTCGTCCTGAAGTGGTCGGAGCGGTACTACACCGCCGAGCGGGATCTGGCCGACGCCATGCTGGCCGACCTGGAGGAGCGGGACCGCAGGCTCCCGTAG
- a CDS encoding FUSC family protein, which yields MSRLQGTSPRSGPRPSVGGPVGMVRRRLRYLLEHGRHGLREHRSVVGNALRVTVASCVAFYLCRYALGLTVMSVYATFTVVSLGVLARIPGSGRQRATTVLMALPAGLALITLGTLLAVQTWAAVLGMLVIGFLVAYAGTTGPRIAGAAPGMQLLYILPCFPPYAPDALGQRLSGFLLGAALLALAQLFLVPEPDTPPFCRLLADAADAAARLADHHGGPLPVQALARAHETGDALRPSRVPPADLPASPTLAHKAMAHATEAVRTLLARLEALHASVGPQYVYHAETVVLLQDISDAARAAAQALRRGKRLRPGEGPSAAALQSELAPVRAHRAVDVLQRLSADDRLAYLRRRSLVVQAADSAVVLALATRLLLGDRSVERSPAGHTFSYAQARLHELWWQRLTTHLTPRSVIFQNACRFALGLAAARAVAGLLDLQHGFWVLLATLTLTRTTSLETWSAVRQALAGTLVGAVLAGGLLALVHDRDTVYAVALPVVMLVAFIAGPLRGLAWAQGGFTLVVATLFAQVAPVTWQLAPVRLVDVLVGSLIGLACGLVAWPRGAGREVRRSMAGLCAAIADSIGYTTARVVDHSGSTDCLDINRALVLAQESLAQYHCELRDESAGQPDWPSVLVAGAEARRGERLLPGRPGRIAPQEVSAWLRREADRTAGDYRSLARHLHSDGEVPRSDARPLDIRALLAVAPAVPHHSPDRETRALSAALLLDSVIWLDALTADLDRIHREM from the coding sequence GTGAGCCGGCTACAGGGAACCTCCCCGCGGTCCGGGCCGCGGCCGTCGGTCGGCGGGCCCGTCGGGATGGTGCGGCGCAGACTGCGCTACCTGCTGGAACACGGGCGGCACGGCCTCCGTGAACACCGCTCCGTGGTCGGCAACGCGCTCCGGGTGACGGTGGCCTCGTGCGTGGCCTTCTACCTCTGCCGCTACGCGCTCGGTCTGACCGTGATGTCCGTCTACGCCACGTTCACCGTGGTGTCGCTCGGCGTGCTCGCCCGGATCCCGGGGTCCGGGCGCCAGCGCGCCACGACCGTGCTCATGGCGCTCCCCGCCGGGCTGGCACTCATCACCCTGGGCACCCTGCTCGCCGTACAGACGTGGGCCGCCGTCCTCGGCATGCTCGTCATCGGATTCCTGGTGGCGTACGCAGGCACCACCGGACCACGGATCGCCGGAGCCGCCCCCGGGATGCAACTGCTCTACATCCTGCCGTGTTTCCCGCCCTACGCCCCGGACGCCCTCGGCCAGCGGCTGTCCGGCTTCCTGCTGGGCGCGGCCCTGCTCGCGCTGGCCCAGCTCTTTCTGGTGCCCGAACCGGACACCCCGCCGTTCTGCCGGCTGCTGGCCGACGCCGCCGATGCCGCGGCGCGCCTGGCGGACCATCACGGCGGTCCGCTGCCCGTACAGGCGCTCGCCCGGGCGCACGAGACCGGGGACGCGCTGCGCCCGTCCCGGGTGCCGCCGGCCGATCTGCCCGCCTCCCCCACCCTCGCCCACAAGGCCATGGCGCACGCGACCGAGGCGGTCCGTACGCTGCTGGCCCGGCTGGAGGCCCTGCACGCCTCGGTCGGGCCGCAGTACGTCTACCACGCGGAGACCGTGGTGCTGCTCCAGGACATCAGCGACGCCGCCCGCGCGGCGGCACAGGCGCTGCGGCGGGGCAAGCGGCTGCGGCCCGGTGAGGGTCCTTCCGCCGCCGCCCTGCAGAGCGAGCTGGCCCCGGTGCGGGCCCACCGGGCCGTGGACGTACTGCAGCGGCTGAGCGCCGACGACCGGCTGGCCTATCTGCGCCGCCGGTCCCTGGTGGTGCAGGCCGCCGACTCCGCTGTCGTCCTCGCCCTGGCCACCCGGCTGCTGCTGGGCGACCGGTCCGTCGAACGGAGCCCCGCCGGGCACACCTTCTCCTACGCGCAGGCGCGCCTCCACGAGCTGTGGTGGCAACGCCTGACCACGCATCTCACCCCCCGCTCGGTGATCTTCCAGAACGCCTGCCGGTTCGCGCTCGGCCTGGCGGCCGCGCGGGCCGTCGCCGGGCTCCTCGATCTGCAGCATGGCTTCTGGGTGCTGCTGGCCACGCTCACGCTCACCCGTACCACCAGCCTGGAGACCTGGTCCGCGGTCCGCCAGGCGCTGGCCGGCACCCTGGTCGGCGCGGTGCTGGCCGGCGGGCTGCTGGCGCTGGTCCACGACCGGGACACGGTGTACGCCGTGGCGCTGCCGGTGGTGATGCTGGTGGCGTTCATCGCGGGGCCGCTGCGCGGGCTGGCCTGGGCGCAGGGCGGGTTCACGCTGGTCGTGGCCACGCTGTTCGCACAGGTCGCCCCCGTCACCTGGCAGCTGGCCCCGGTGCGGCTGGTGGACGTGCTGGTCGGCAGCCTGATCGGGCTGGCCTGCGGGCTGGTGGCCTGGCCGCGGGGCGCGGGCCGCGAGGTGCGCCGCAGCATGGCAGGACTGTGCGCGGCCATCGCCGACTCCATCGGGTACACCACCGCACGGGTCGTCGACCACTCCGGCAGCACGGACTGCCTCGACATCAACCGGGCCCTCGTCCTCGCGCAGGAGAGCCTGGCCCAGTACCACTGCGAGCTGCGGGACGAGAGTGCCGGGCAGCCGGACTGGCCCTCGGTGCTGGTTGCCGGGGCGGAGGCACGGCGCGGCGAACGGCTGCTGCCGGGCCGGCCGGGGCGGATCGCCCCGCAGGAGGTCAGCGCCTGGCTGCGCCGCGAGGCCGACCGGACGGCAGGCGACTACCGGTCCCTCGCCCGGCATCTGCACTCGGACGGTGAGGTGCCCCGGTCGGACGCCCGGCCGCTCGACATCCGCGCGCTGCTGGCGGTGGCCCCGGCCGTCCCGCACCACAGCCCGGACCGGGAGACCCGCGCGCTCTCGGCCGCGCTGCTCCTCGACTCGGTGATCTGGCTCGATGCCCTCACCGCCGATCTGGACCGGATCCACCGGGAGATGTGA